A portion of the Candidatus Babeliales bacterium genome contains these proteins:
- a CDS encoding exosporium protein, producing the protein MFVLHLTVKSTMNVVVKKIKNYIALSMLISCVGSMNAQGDDHNRNKKASKSTQAAALVKRSASAENDYPNTDDVLAFVTVESASGVTGNTGATGATGATGTSARGATGDTGLTGLTGSTGSTGSIGATGSTGDTGSTGSTGSTGLTGVGTIGSTGSTGSTGSTGSTGATGSTGSTGDIGATGSTGSTGATGSIGSTGATGSTGDTGLTGDTGATGSTGSTGSIGSTGSIGATGDTGLTGDIGATGSTGSTGSIGVTGSTGSTGATGSIGSTGATGSTGDTGLTGDTGATGSTGSTGSIGSTGSIGATGDTGLTGYTGATGSTGSTILGVTGDTGLTGDTGATGSTGSTGATGATGATGATGDTGSTGSTILGVTGDTGLTGDTGATGSTGSTGSIGATGATGATGDTGLTGDTGSTGLTGSIGATGDTGLTGDTGATGSTGTSAIGATGATGDTGLTGDTGATGSTGVTIIGVTGATGDTGLTGATGATGATGATGLAFSSTYAWLADNATSQNLNIGDLVNFTTNIDVSTPGQFTVTPNSVEVLVAGTYEITVFIAGFDDLSPSRFTILVNGGNIGFDDLVTEAVPHIINCIVPLAVNDVISIFAGAAGTISPNNYGYYGAAMTIVKIN; encoded by the coding sequence ATGTTTGTATTGCATTTGACTGTTAAGTCCACCATGAATGTAGTGGTGAAAAAAATAAAAAATTATATTGCATTGTCGATGCTTATTTCTTGCGTCGGTAGTATGAATGCTCAAGGAGATGATCATAATAGAAATAAAAAAGCTTCAAAATCTACTCAAGCGGCAGCGTTAGTTAAGCGATCAGCTTCTGCTGAAAATGATTATCCAAACACGGATGATGTACTTGCGTTTGTGACAGTTGAGTCTGCTTCTGGAGTTACTGGTAATACAGGTGCTACGGGAGCAACTGGAGCTACTGGTACAAGTGCCAGAGGTGCTACTGGTGACACAGGGCTTACAGGTTTAACAGGTTCAACTGGATCTACGGGATCAATAGGCGCTACAGGTTCAACAGGAGATACAGGCTCTACTGGCTCTACTGGCTCTACTGGTTTAACAGGTGTAGGCACAATAGGTTCTACTGGTTCTACTGGATCAACTGGTTCTACCGGATCAACAGGTGCTACAGGGTCAACAGGTTCTACAGGTGATATTGGTGCTACTGGTTCTACAGGATCAACAGGTGCTACCGGATCAATTGGCTCTACAGGTGCTACTGGTTCTACAGGTGACACAGGATTAACGGGTGATACCGGTGCTACTGGTTCAACAGGGTCTACTGGTTCTATAGGTTCAACAGGTTCTATAGGTGCAACAGGTGACACTGGGTTAACTGGCGATATCGGTGCTACTGGTTCAACAGGATCAACTGGTTCTATAGGTGTTACTGGTTCTACAGGATCAACAGGTGCTACCGGATCAATTGGCTCTACAGGTGCTACTGGTTCTACAGGTGACACAGGATTAACGGGTGATACCGGTGCTACTGGTTCCACAGGGTCTACTGGTTCTATAGGTTCAACTGGTTCTATAGGTGCTACTGGTGATACTGGATTAACTGGCTATACCGGTGCTACTGGTTCAACTGGTTCAACAATTCTTGGAGTTACAGGTGACACTGGGTTAACTGGTGATACTGGTGCAACTGGTTCTACAGGATCAACTGGTGCTACTGGTGCAACTGGTGCTACTGGTGCAACTGGTGATACTGGTTCAACAGGATCAACAATTCTTGGAGTTACTGGAGACACTGGGTTAACTGGTGATACTGGTGCTACTGGATCAACAGGATCAACAGGTTCTATAGGTGCTACTGGTGCTACTGGTGCTACTGGAGACACAGGACTTACGGGTGACACTGGTTCAACAGGATTAACTGGTTCTATAGGTGCTACTGGTGACACAGGATTAACAGGCGATACTGGTGCAACTGGAAGTACAGGCACAAGTGCCATAGGTGCTACTGGTGCTACTGGAGACACTGGGTTAACTGGTGACACTGGTGCTACAGGATCAACTGGTGTAACAATTATTGGAGTTACAGGAGCTACTGGAGACACAGGACTTACAGGTGCTACAGGTGCTACAGGTGCTACAGGTGCAACTGGTCTTGCATTTTCAAGTACTTATGCATGGTTAGCTGATAATGCTACAAGTCAAAATCTTAATATCGGCGATTTAGTTAATTTTACAACAAATATTGATGTTAGCACTCCTGGTCAATTTACTGTTACTCCTAATTCTGTAGAAGTATTAGTTGCTGGAACCTATGAAATCACCGTGTTTATTGCTGGTTTTGATGATTTGAGTCCTAGTCGTTTTACAATTCTAGTTAATGGAGGTAATATAGGCTTTGACGATTTGGTTACTGAGGCCGTGCCACATATTATTAATTGTATAGTACCTCTTGCTGTTAATGATGTGATTTCGATATTTGCTGGCGCTGCAGGAACAATTTCGCCAAACAACTACGGGTATTATGGTGCGGCAATGACGATTGTAAAAATAAATTAA
- a CDS encoding tetratricopeptide repeat protein, with product MKLISKFSFIFLTIFQSLNLFGQPSCSQDDPLLVITIMVKNEADVMERTLLPYLDAGLQHFLVLDTGSTDETVEVTKQLFESYDVHGFVVEQPFVDFATSRNYAIDCSEELFPKATFFLMIDAEWYLNDVPGLINFCKLFRHFPETAYLMCLHNNHFSKNYLCRLWKPNHGIRFEGVVHEYLNKIGYITVPETIYFNWDPTQRGIDKTNKRFYRDIELLLKEHEKHPEDPRTLFYLGQSYACTNDYANAAIWYQKRSERSVWDQEDFMTWYRLGDAHDQLGNWNQALFYYLKAYDMRPSRIEPLMKIANYYLKVLDFAKAFYFSKLAVDTPVTTDTLFVENIAYNFDRYNLLGIAAWYVGEYEVGEKAVLQALKHSPDATHLLFNLSLYEGRKN from the coding sequence ATGAAGTTAATTTCAAAATTTTCTTTTATATTTTTAACAATCTTTCAGTCTTTAAATCTTTTTGGTCAACCATCTTGCTCTCAAGATGATCCTCTGCTTGTCATTACTATCATGGTGAAAAATGAAGCAGACGTTATGGAAAGAACGTTGCTTCCATACCTCGATGCTGGCCTGCAACATTTTCTCGTTTTAGATACTGGTTCAACCGATGAAACCGTAGAAGTAACCAAACAACTTTTTGAGTCTTACGATGTGCATGGATTTGTGGTTGAACAACCGTTTGTTGATTTTGCAACTTCACGAAATTATGCCATTGATTGCAGTGAAGAACTGTTTCCAAAAGCAACATTCTTTTTAATGATTGACGCTGAATGGTACTTAAACGATGTGCCAGGTTTGATTAATTTTTGTAAACTTTTCAGACATTTTCCTGAGACTGCATATTTAATGTGTCTTCATAATAATCACTTTTCTAAAAATTATTTGTGTCGGTTGTGGAAACCGAATCACGGCATTCGATTTGAAGGCGTGGTTCATGAGTATTTAAATAAAATAGGATATATAACTGTTCCTGAAACTATTTATTTTAATTGGGATCCAACACAGCGTGGTATTGATAAAACAAATAAACGTTTTTATCGAGATATCGAGTTGCTTTTGAAAGAGCATGAAAAACATCCAGAAGATCCAAGAACTCTTTTTTACTTGGGTCAATCTTATGCATGTACCAATGATTATGCAAACGCAGCTATTTGGTACCAAAAACGATCTGAAAGATCTGTTTGGGATCAGGAAGATTTTATGACCTGGTACAGACTTGGTGATGCACACGATCAGTTGGGCAACTGGAATCAAGCTCTGTTTTATTATCTTAAAGCATATGATATGAGACCGAGTCGTATTGAACCTCTGATGAAAATTGCAAATTATTATTTAAAAGTTCTTGATTTTGCAAAAGCATTTTATTTTTCAAAGCTTGCGGTTGATACTCCGGTAACGACTGATACGTTGTTTGTTGAAAACATTGCATATAATTTTGATCGATACAACCTACTGGGAATTGCTGCATGGTATGTTGGGGAGTATGAAGTTGGTGAAAAAGCAGTTTTACAGGCATTGAAGCACTCGCCTGATGCTACACACTTGCTTTTTAATCTGTCTTTGTATGAAGGTAGAAAAAATTAA